A window of Streptomyces sp. NBC_01241 genomic DNA:
GGCAGCGTCACGGACTGCGTCGCCTGCGGTGCGTGCATGGTCAACCCAGCTGCCCCTTCCCGGTGTCCCGGCTGTCCGGCTCGTTTCGCCGTACGGTACGTGCTCAAAGCCTGGACGTGGCAACTCTGGCACATCTTCCGATCGGACCGACGCGAGGGTCCACGAAGGGCATATCCGTCCCCTACCAGGGGGATGATCCTGATTCGCCCTGTCTTCGGCGCGGAGTGCGCATTGCCACTCTTCGGCGAGCCCTGGGCGGGTTGTTCGGTTCCGGCTGTGCCTGTGCGGATGACCGTCGCGGACCATGACCGCCGGCCGGCCCGCTCCCGGGGAGCGGGCCGGCCGGACCCGGAGCGCGGACGGAATCACACGTTCGGGGGCGGCCCCTCAAGGGGGCGCCCGAGGACGCCGGGACGCTGCTGCCGGGGCAACGGGCCGCTCGGTGGCCGGTAGTCGACGCCGAGGGCGTCAAGTCGGGCGTAGTGCACGGTCATTCGCCGTTCGAATTCCGTGAAGTCACGGTCGGCGGAGGCGGGCAGGGGCGACCAGGCGACCTCGGCGAACGCCGCGAGGCGCGGGAAGACCTGGTAGTCGACACGGGACCGGTTCTGCATGACCTCGGTCCAGACATTGGCCTGGGTGCCGAGGATGTGACGGGCCGCCCCCTCGGAGAGGCCCGCCGGTACGGGTTCGAAGCGGTAGACGTCCTCCAGGGTGCGGATGAAGCCGATGGGCATCGGTTCGTCGGGGCCGCCGCCTTGACGGTGGTCCAGGTAGACGTACTGTTCCGGGCACATCACGACGTCATGGCCGGCCTCGGCGGCCGTGATACCTCCCCGGTATCCCCGCCAGGACGACACGGCGGCGCCCGCCGGGAGGCCGCCTTCGAGGATCTCGTCCCAGCCGATGAGCCGGCGGCCGCGGGCGGTGAGCCAGGTGTCGAAGTGCCGGATGACCCAGGACTGCAGCTCGTCCTCGTTGGCCAGGCCGAATTCGTCGATCCGGGCCTGGGCGGCCGGGGACTCCTTCCACTGGTCCTTGCGGCACTCGTCGCCGCCGATGTGGATGAACGGCGAGGTGGCTGCGGGGAAGAGTTCCAGGACCTCTTCGAGGACGTTCTCGAAGAAGCGAAGGGTGTTGTCAGTGGGGGCGAGTACGTTGGCGTTGATGCCCCAGGTGTCCCAGACGGAGAGGGTGGTGGTGTCGATGACGTCGGTGTTGCCCAGCTCGGGGTACGCGGCGATGGCGGCCTGCGAATGGCCCGGGATGTCGATCTCGGGGACGACCCGGATGTGCCGCTCGGTGGCGTACGCGACGATCTCGCGGATGTCGTCCTGCGTGTAGTAACCGCCGTGCGGGGTCTCGTCCCAGAGCTCGGAGGCCCGGTGGCCGTGCTTGGTACGGGACCGCCAGGAGCCGACCTCGGTGAGCCGGGGGTAGCGCTTGATCTCGATGCGCCAGCCCTGGTCGTCGGTGAGGTGGAAGTGGAAGACGTTCAGCTTGTGCGCGGCGAGGAGGTCGAGATAGCGCAGGACGTCGTCCTTGGGCAGGAAGTGCCGCGCCACGTCGAGCATCATGCCGCGCCAGGGGAAGCGGGGGCCGTCCTCGATGTCTGTGAAGGGGATGACCCACTTCTTGTTGGAGTGGACAGGCGCGCGGCGGAAAGCGTCGGGGCCAAGGAGCTGACGCAGGGTCTGGGCGCCCCAGAAAACCCCCGCCGCGCTGCCGCCGCGGATCTCAATGCCCTGGCTCCGGACCCCAAGCCTGTACGCCTCGGGCTCCAGAGCGTCGTCGATGCGCAGCGCGACCGAATTCCTGGCCCTTTCATCTCCCGGCACCAGCTGCAGACCGAGGGCGGGACCAACCATGGAACGCAGCCAGCGCTCCGTGGTCTCTGTGCCGGGCGCCGCGTAAAGCGTGGTGCTCCGGTCCAGCAGGAAACCATCGGGGGCCAGGCCTTCAACGGCGACGGGCGCGGGGATCAGATCCATGGGTTCAGCGTCTCAGATGAACTTGTGCCATCCCGGGTGAGGCTGGTTGTTCGGGCGAGTGCGCGCAGCAGTCCCCGACCAGCGCCGATACACGCGCCGGGGCCTTCGCCCGTCAATCGGCGAAGAGCGGCACCCGCTACCGACGATTCATGCGCAGTTCTCAGTCCTTCGGGTTGGAGGTGAAGCACTTCTGGCGCAGGCGGCGGGAGGAGCCGCCTTGAGCAAGCTGACCAACTCGGAGAAGGCGGCCTTTCAGGCGGAAGGCACATGAGCCTGTGGACGTGGCTGTTCTCGCTCTGGACTCCAGCAGTCCGGCCTCAAGATTCGTAAGCAGGTTCGACATTGGGTACGGGAGTGCGAATTATGTGCTCCGGCAGGGCAGTTACCTGCACTGATGCGTACGGTCTGCGGTGTGAAAGCAGACATGGGGCGCCGGTACCGGTTGTATCCCACCATCGTTCAGGAGCAGGTCCTGACCAGGTGGGGGCATACCGCGCGCGCCCTGTGGAATGTCGCCCTCGCACAGCGCGTCCACGTATACGAGCAGCGCGGCCGCAGTGTCCGTGCCGTGGAGCAGTGCCGGTATCTCACCGAGGCGCGCGCCGAGAGCGAGCTAACCTCGCTGGCCGAACTCCCCGCGCAGGCCGGCCAGCAGGTGCTGCGGCAACTGGACGCGGCGTTCGACAACTTCTTCAACTCTGTACACCCGGCCCGGTTCCCGGCGTTCAAGAAACGCGGGCACCGGTTGTCTGTCCCGCTGCCGGGGCAAGCGGTTGAGACACGCAAGCTGAACCGGCACTGGGCCGAGGTGCGCTTGCCGAAACTTGGCTGGGTCCGCTTCCGCCTCTCCCGCACTGTGGGAGGTGCAATTCGTAACGCCACCGTCTCTCGGGACGGGACCGGCTGGCACATCGCCTTCGGCGTCGCCACCGGGACCAAGACTGCCGCTCCGAACGGCCGACCGGGCTGCGGCGTCGACTTCGGTGTCGCCGCCTCCGCCTATGTATCCACAGAGTCTGTGCCGCGCATCAAGCCTCCAGGCCTGACCGAGCACGAGCGAGCCCGGCTGCGTTGCTTGGAGCAGCGCAAAGCCCGCCAGATCACCTACGCCCAGAAGCACAACCAAGGCAAGTACAGCAACCGGCTACGCCGCACCATCGCGCAGATCGCGAAACTGAAAACTCGGGAAGCAAACCGGCGCCAGAATTTCACACACCAGCTCACTACCGATCTCGCCAAAAATCACGGCTTCGTCGGTATCGAGGACCTGCGCGTGATGAATATGACCGCCAGCGCCAAAGGCACCGCAAAGCAACCCGGCCGCAGCGTAAGGCAGAAGGCCGGACTCAACCGATCCATCCTCGACAACTGCCCCGGTGAACGCAGGCGGCAACTGGAATACAAATGCCGCCTGTACGGCTCCGAACTGCGGCCGGTGCCGCCGTTTCACACCTCGCAGACCTGCGCGGCCTGCGGCCGAACGGATCCGCAGTCCCGCAAGGGCTGCGGCCGACTGTTCGCGTGCGTGCACTGCGGGCACGAGGACGACGCTGACCACAACGCCTCGGTCGAGATCGAGGCCCGAGCCCGCCGGACGGGTGGCTCGGTCAACAACAGCACGCGCAGGCACCCTTTGGTGCCGAGTCCCGCCCTCCGGCGGAGGCGGACGCGTGAAACCCAACCGGCCACTTTCGGGTAGCCAAAGGGAATCTCCCGGCTTCAGAGCCGGGAGAGGATCGTCAATTCTTGTCCTTGCCGCCCTTGCCCTTGTCCTTGTCGCCGCCGGCGCCCATGGACTCGTAGATCTCCTTGCACATGGGACAGACCGGATACTTCTTCGGGTCGCGGCCCGGTACCCAGACCTTGCCGCACAGTGCGACCACGGGGGTGCCCTCCAGGGCGCTCGCCATGATCTTGTCCTTCTGGACGTAATGGGCGTAGCGCTCGTGGTCGCCGTCGCCGTTCGACACCTGTGGCGTCGGCTCTACGAGGGTGCCCGTACCTGCCCCGCGCTCGGGCTCAAGAGTGCTCATGGACCCCAAGGGTACTGAAGGCCGGGACCATCAGTTCAGCGAAGGGTCGTCCGGATAGGTGGCGATCATCGCCAGTTCGCTGCGCTGGCGGCGCAGAACCGCCCGCCAGAGGTGCTCCGGACGCGGGGAGGAGACGTCACCGGGCTCGGACTCGACGACGTACCAGGCGCCCTCGGCCAGTTCCTTGTCCAGCTGTCCGGGGCCCCAGCCGGCGTATCCGGCGAAGATCCGCAGCGAGCCGAGCGCCGCGGCCAGCAGCTCCGGCGGGGCCTCCAGGTTGACCAGGCCGATCGCCCCGTACACCCGGCGCCAGCCGAGGGGGCCCTCGTCGCCGGGGATGACGGCCACGCCGAGCGCGGAGTCGAGCGAGACCGGGCCGCCCTGGAAGACGACGCCCGGTTCACCGGTCAGACCGGCCCAGGACGTGAGGATGTCACCGACGCCGACGGGCGTCGGGCGGTTCAGGACCACACCGAGCGAGCCCTCCTCGTCGTGGTCGAGGAGCAGCACCACCGCGCGGTCGAAATTCGGGTCCGCGAGCGCGGGTGTGGCCACGAGCAGTCGCCCTGTGAGCGAGGACACCTCGGTCATGGCAGAAATGATCCCGCATCTTCGGTCTCCACGGGGACCAAGCGGGCCACCCGGTCACCGAAAGGTCCGCGCACGGCTCGGGGCGCAGCTCAGGGCGCACGGACGCACGGGGAGCGCACCGCCCGGAGGGCTTTGCGGACGGTAACCCTCCGCAAGACCCGGGCAGCAGAGCGTGTTGTGGCGAATTCATGACGTTCGCGTACCCCCCGTCCCCTTACGGAAGGGGGGCGGTGGGCCATTACCCTTTCGGTTGGCCCCCTGCCCGACCACTCCGGAACGCGAGATTCATGACCGGCACAGACGATGTCCTGCTTGTCCACGGCGGAACCCCGCTGGAGGGCGAGATCCGCGTCAGAGGCGCCAAGAACCTGGTGCCGAAGGCAATGGTCGCCGCGCTGCTCGGCAGCGGGCCGAGCCGGCTGCGCAACGTGCCCGACATCCGCGACGTGCGGGTGGTGCGAGGGCTGCTGCAGCTGCACGGTGTGACGGTCCGGCCGGGTGACGAACCGGGCGAACTGATCCTGGACCCGACCCATGTCGAGAGCGCCAATGTCGCCGACATCGATGCCCACGCGGGCTCGTCGCGCATCCCGATCCTCTTCTGCGGCCCGCTGCTGCACCGGCTGGGTCACGCGTTCATTCCCGGGCTCGGCGGCTGCGACATCGGCGGCCGGCCGATCGACTTCCACTTCGACGTGCTGCGGCAGTTCGGCGCGACGATCGAGAAGCGGGCGGACGGCCAGTACCTGGAGGCCCCGCAGCGGCTGCGCGGCACGAAGATCCGGCTGCCGTACCCGTCGGTGGGCTCCACCGAGCAGGTGCTGCTGACGGCGGTGCTCGCCGAGGGCGTCACCGAGCTGTCCAACGCGGCCGTGGAGCCGGAGATCGAGGACCTCATCTGCGTACTGCAGAAGATGGGCGCGATCATCTCGATGGACACCGACCGGACGATCCGGATCACCGGTGTCGACCGGCTGGACGGATATACGCACCGGGCCATCCCGGACCGTCTGGAGGCGGCCTCCTGGGCGTCCGCGGCGCTGGCCACCGAGGGCAACATCTACGTACGGGGCGCACAGCAGCGTTCGATGATGACGTTTCTGAACACCTTCCGCCGGGTCGGCGGGGCGTTCGAGATCGACGACGAGGGCATCCGCTTCTGGCACCCGGGCGGCGCGCTCGACGCCATCGCCCTGGAGACGGACGTGCACCCCGGTTTCCAGACCGACTGGCAGCAGCCGCTGGTCGTGGCCCTGACGCAGGCCTCGGGCCTGTCGATCGTCCACGAGACGGTGTACGAGTCCCGGCTCGGCTTCACCTCCGCGCTGAACCAGATGGGCGCACACATCCAGCTCTACCGCGAGTGCCTGGGCGGCTCCGACTGCCGCTTCGGTCAGCGGAACTTCCTGCACTCGGCGGTCGTGTCCGGGCCGACGAAGCTGCAGGGCGCGGATCTGGTCATCCCGGACCTGCGCGGTGGTTTCTCGTACCTGATCGCCGCACTGGCGGCGCAGGGAACGTCGCGGGTGCACGGTATCGACCTGATCAACCGCGGCTACGAGAACTTCATGGAGAAGCTGGAGAAGCTCGGCGCGAAGGTGGAACTGCCGGGCGGCGCGCTGGTCTGAGACGGGCGGGCGGGCCGGTCCGGCCCGGGCAGCGCGCCGGTCCGAAGAGACCGGCGGGCTGCCCGGGCCGGGCGGTCCCAGGGCTGCTGACGGGGGTTCGGGACCGTTGTCCCGGGCCCCCGTTCGGCTTCCGGGACGGCCACGAAACGGCGCGGAGGCCGGAGGGGTCCGCTCGGCAAGGGCTGCAGAGGCCCGGAACGGGCCCTCTCGCGCCGGTACACGGAAGGGCGGTCACCCTGGTCGGGTGACCGCCCTTCCGCACGCCTGTGGGGCTTACTTGCCCTTGGCGGCTTCCTTGAGCTTGGAGCCCGCGGAGACCTTCACGCTGTAGCCGGCCGGGATGTTGATCGGGTCGCCGGTCTGCGGGTTGCGAGCGGTGCGAGCGGCACGGTGGGTGCGCTCGAAGGTCAGGAAGCCGGGGATGGTGACCTTCTCGTCGCCCTTGGCGACGATCTCACCGACGGTCTCGGCGAGGGCGGCCAGCACGGCGTCGGCGTCCTTGCGGGTCACCTCGGCGCGGTCGGCCAGGGCGGCCACCAGCTCACTGCGGTTCATGTTGTTACTCCCGTGTTCTTCTTGCCTGTGAGGCGTGAGATCGAAGCCGATGCTGCCAGGGCCCTTGGACAGTCCCCGGACCCGGGTCTGTCGTCAGACCCTCGCGCCCGATTACGCATCCTGCCCCCACCTGCGGCGGTAACGCCAATCCGGCACCCTCCGGAGTCACACGAAAAGCACCCTCGCCTCGTCGTGGTGACGTTCCGTCGACTCTCCGAAAGCAGTCCGCAGTGGATGCGGAGCTCTGCGGGACGCGCCGCCCGCCCACCCTAAAGGGGCGTTTGGGGCGCCGCGACCCGCGACGCGCCGTAGCTCAGGCCAAGCCCGTGCCCGCCGCACCGCCGCCCGCGGTCTTCGCCGCTTCGCGGACCGCACCGGCGACCGCTCCCGCGACTCTGTCGTTGAAGACCGATGGGATGATGTAGTTCGCGTTCAGTTCGTCCTCGGCGACGGTCTCGGCGAGGGCGCCCGCCGCGGCGAGCATCATCTCCGTGTTGACGGTGCGGGACTGGGCGTCCAGCAGACCGCGGAAGACACCCGGGAAGACCAGCACGTTGTTGATCTGGTTCGGGAAGTCGGAGCGGCCGGTGGCGACAACTGCCGCCGACTGGCGGGCGATCGCCGGGTCCACCTCGGGGTCCGGGTTCGCGAGCGCGAACACGATCGCGCCGTCCGCCATGGCGGCGACATCGGTGCCGTCCAGCACGTTCGGGGCGGAGACGCCGATGAAGACGTCGGCGCCGACCACGGCCTCCTTGAGGGTGCCGGTGACGGACTCGGGGTTGGTGTTGTCGGCGATCCAGCGCAGCGGCGAGTCGGCGTCGGCGGAGACGAGGTCCTCGCGGCCCGCGTGCACCACTCCGTGGATGTCTGCAACGACGGCGTGCTTGACGCCCGCGGCGATGAGAAGCTTCAGGATGGCCGTGCCGGCCGCGCCGGCGCCGGACATGACGACCCGTACGTCCCCGATTCCCTTGCCCACCACGCGCAGTGCGTTGGTCAGCGCGGCCAGGACCACGATCGCGGTGCCGTGCTGGTCGTCGTGGAAGACGGGGATGTCGAGGGCCTCGCGCAGCCGTGCCTCGATCTCGAAGCAGCGGGGGGCGGAGATGTCCTCCAGGTTGATGCCCGCGAAGCCGGGGGCGATCGCCTTGACGATCTCGACGATGGCGTCGGTGTCCTGGGTGTCCAGGCAGATCGGCCAGGCGTCGATGCCGGCGAACCGCTTGAAGAGGGCCGCCTTGCCCTCCATCACCGGGAGGGCGGCCATCGGGCCGATGTTGCCGAGGCCGAGCACCGCGGAACCGTCCGTCACAACTGCGACGGCGTTGCGCTTGATGGTGAGGCGGCGGGCGTCCTCGGGGTTCTCGGCAATCGCCATGCAGACCCGGGCCACACCCGGGGTGTAGATCATCGAGAGGTCGTCACGGTTGCGGATGGGGTGCTTGGACGCCATCTCGATCTTGCCGCCGAGGTGCATCAGGAACGTACGGTCGGAGACCTTGCCCAGCACAACACCCTCGATGCCGCGCAGGTTTTCGACGATCTCGTCCGCGTGCGCGGTGGAGGTGGCCGCGATGGTGACGTCGATCCGCAGCTTCTCGTGGCCGGAGGCGGTCACATCGAGGCCGGTGACCGAACCGCCGGAGGACTCCACGGCCGTGGTGAGCTGGGAGACCGCTGTGCCGCTCGCGGGCACCTCCAGCCTGACCGTCATCGAGTACGAGACGCTGGGCGCCGTTGCCATGGCCGAGTCCTTCGCTTTCCTTAGCTTCTTTGCCGCGCGGCCGGGGCGCTCACCTCGGTCACGCTTCCCGATCGTCGCACCTACTGGCCGGTAGCCGGTAATGAGTGCCGCGGTTCGGAAAGCAGTTTCCACCATACGAGAGATGGCCGCTTCGGCGGAACCCCCAACGACCCGCGGCATCCGGTCCGGAGTCCGGAGTCCGCGGTCCGTGGTCCCGTAAACAAGAACAGACCCGCGCCACCGGAAGGTGACGCGGGTCTGTCTTCTTGGTCAAGCAGCACCGACCCGCCATGCTCGCCTCGCGGCAAGTGGTCGCTCGAAGCGACGAAGGTTGGGCCCGGGGGCTTGGATCGAGCCGGTGCCGACACCAGGCTAACAAACACC
This region includes:
- a CDS encoding beta-N-acetylhexosaminidase, which encodes MDLIPAPVAVEGLAPDGFLLDRSTTLYAAPGTETTERWLRSMVGPALGLQLVPGDERARNSVALRIDDALEPEAYRLGVRSQGIEIRGGSAAGVFWGAQTLRQLLGPDAFRRAPVHSNKKWVIPFTDIEDGPRFPWRGMMLDVARHFLPKDDVLRYLDLLAAHKLNVFHFHLTDDQGWRIEIKRYPRLTEVGSWRSRTKHGHRASELWDETPHGGYYTQDDIREIVAYATERHIRVVPEIDIPGHSQAAIAAYPELGNTDVIDTTTLSVWDTWGINANVLAPTDNTLRFFENVLEEVLELFPAATSPFIHIGGDECRKDQWKESPAAQARIDEFGLANEDELQSWVIRHFDTWLTARGRRLIGWDEILEGGLPAGAAVSSWRGYRGGITAAEAGHDVVMCPEQYVYLDHRQGGGPDEPMPIGFIRTLEDVYRFEPVPAGLSEGAARHILGTQANVWTEVMQNRSRVDYQVFPRLAAFAEVAWSPLPASADRDFTEFERRMTVHYARLDALGVDYRPPSGPLPRQQRPGVLGRPLEGPPPNV
- a CDS encoding RNA-guided endonuclease InsQ/TnpB family protein, which gives rise to MKADMGRRYRLYPTIVQEQVLTRWGHTARALWNVALAQRVHVYEQRGRSVRAVEQCRYLTEARAESELTSLAELPAQAGQQVLRQLDAAFDNFFNSVHPARFPAFKKRGHRLSVPLPGQAVETRKLNRHWAEVRLPKLGWVRFRLSRTVGGAIRNATVSRDGTGWHIAFGVATGTKTAAPNGRPGCGVDFGVAASAYVSTESVPRIKPPGLTEHERARLRCLEQRKARQITYAQKHNQGKYSNRLRRTIAQIAKLKTREANRRQNFTHQLTTDLAKNHGFVGIEDLRVMNMTASAKGTAKQPGRSVRQKAGLNRSILDNCPGERRRQLEYKCRLYGSELRPVPPFHTSQTCAACGRTDPQSRKGCGRLFACVHCGHEDDADHNASVEIEARARRTGGSVNNSTRRHPLVPSPALRRRRTRETQPATFG
- a CDS encoding DUF3039 domain-containing protein, whose translation is MSTLEPERGAGTGTLVEPTPQVSNGDGDHERYAHYVQKDKIMASALEGTPVVALCGKVWVPGRDPKKYPVCPMCKEIYESMGAGGDKDKGKGGKDKN
- a CDS encoding YqgE/AlgH family protein; protein product: MTEVSSLTGRLLVATPALADPNFDRAVVLLLDHDEEGSLGVVLNRPTPVGVGDILTSWAGLTGEPGVVFQGGPVSLDSALGVAVIPGDEGPLGWRRVYGAIGLVNLEAPPELLAAALGSLRIFAGYAGWGPGQLDKELAEGAWYVVESEPGDVSSPRPEHLWRAVLRRQRSELAMIATYPDDPSLN
- the murA gene encoding UDP-N-acetylglucosamine 1-carboxyvinyltransferase; protein product: MTGTDDVLLVHGGTPLEGEIRVRGAKNLVPKAMVAALLGSGPSRLRNVPDIRDVRVVRGLLQLHGVTVRPGDEPGELILDPTHVESANVADIDAHAGSSRIPILFCGPLLHRLGHAFIPGLGGCDIGGRPIDFHFDVLRQFGATIEKRADGQYLEAPQRLRGTKIRLPYPSVGSTEQVLLTAVLAEGVTELSNAAVEPEIEDLICVLQKMGAIISMDTDRTIRITGVDRLDGYTHRAIPDRLEAASWASAALATEGNIYVRGAQQRSMMTFLNTFRRVGGAFEIDDEGIRFWHPGGALDAIALETDVHPGFQTDWQQPLVVALTQASGLSIVHETVYESRLGFTSALNQMGAHIQLYRECLGGSDCRFGQRNFLHSAVVSGPTKLQGADLVIPDLRGGFSYLIAALAAQGTSRVHGIDLINRGYENFMEKLEKLGAKVELPGGALV
- a CDS encoding HU family DNA-binding protein; this encodes MNRSELVAALADRAEVTRKDADAVLAALAETVGEIVAKGDEKVTIPGFLTFERTHRAARTARNPQTGDPINIPAGYSVKVSAGSKLKEAAKGK
- a CDS encoding NAD-dependent malic enzyme, whose translation is MATAPSVSYSMTVRLEVPASGTAVSQLTTAVESSGGSVTGLDVTASGHEKLRIDVTIAATSTAHADEIVENLRGIEGVVLGKVSDRTFLMHLGGKIEMASKHPIRNRDDLSMIYTPGVARVCMAIAENPEDARRLTIKRNAVAVVTDGSAVLGLGNIGPMAALPVMEGKAALFKRFAGIDAWPICLDTQDTDAIVEIVKAIAPGFAGINLEDISAPRCFEIEARLREALDIPVFHDDQHGTAIVVLAALTNALRVVGKGIGDVRVVMSGAGAAGTAILKLLIAAGVKHAVVADIHGVVHAGREDLVSADADSPLRWIADNTNPESVTGTLKEAVVGADVFIGVSAPNVLDGTDVAAMADGAIVFALANPDPEVDPAIARQSAAVVATGRSDFPNQINNVLVFPGVFRGLLDAQSRTVNTEMMLAAAGALAETVAEDELNANYIIPSVFNDRVAGAVAGAVREAAKTAGGGAAGTGLA